A stretch of Bos mutus isolate GX-2022 chromosome 8, NWIPB_WYAK_1.1, whole genome shotgun sequence DNA encodes these proteins:
- the HPGD gene encoding 15-hydroxyprostaglandin dehydrogenase [NAD(+)] isoform X2 yields MHVNGKVALVTGAAQGIGRAFAEALLLKGAKVALVDWNLEAGVKCKAALDEQFEPQKTLFIQCDVADQEQLRDTFRKVVDHFGKLDILVNNAGVNNEKNWEKTLQINLVSVISGTYLGLDYMSKQNGGEGGIIINMSSLAGLMPVAQQPVYCASKHGIVGFTRSAAPFNDCQWINNTHRG; encoded by the exons ATGCACGTGAACGGCAAAGTGGCGCTGGTGACTGGCGCGGCCCAGGGCATCGGGCGAGCCTTCGCCGAGGCGCTGCTGCTCAAGGGCGCCAAG GTAGCGCTGGTCGATTGGAATCTCGAAGCAGGTGTCAAGTGTAAAGCCGCCCTGGATGAGCAGTTTGAACCTCAGAAGACTCTCTTTATTCAGTGCGATGTGGCCGATCAGGAACAACTGAGAG acACTTTTAGGAAAGTTGTAGACCACTTTGGAAAGCTGGACATCTTGGTCAATAATGCTGGAGTGAATAATgagaaaaactgggaaaaaacTCTGCAGATTAATTTG GTTTCTGTGATCAGTGGAACCTACCTGGGCTTGGATTACATGAGCAAGCAAAATGGAGGCGAAGGTGGCATCATTATTAATATGTCCTCGTTAGCAG GGCTCATGCCTGTTGCACAGCAGCCTGTTTATTGTGCTTCAAAACATGGCATAGTTGGATTCACACGCTCGGCAGCG CCCTTCAATGATTGCCAATGGATTAATAACACTCATCGAGGATGA
- the HPGD gene encoding 15-hydroxyprostaglandin dehydrogenase [NAD(+)] isoform X1, giving the protein MHVNGKVALVTGAAQGIGRAFAEALLLKGAKVALVDWNLEAGVKCKAALDEQFEPQKTLFIQCDVADQEQLRDTFRKVVDHFGKLDILVNNAGVNNEKNWEKTLQINLVSVISGTYLGLDYMSKQNGGEGGIIINMSSLAGLMPVAQQPVYCASKHGIVGFTRSAAMAANLMNSGVRLNAICPGFVNTPILKSIEKEENMGKYIEYMGPIKDMMKYYGILDPSMIANGLITLIEDDALNGAIMKITTSKGIHFQDYDTSPFHMKMQ; this is encoded by the exons ATGCACGTGAACGGCAAAGTGGCGCTGGTGACTGGCGCGGCCCAGGGCATCGGGCGAGCCTTCGCCGAGGCGCTGCTGCTCAAGGGCGCCAAG GTAGCGCTGGTCGATTGGAATCTCGAAGCAGGTGTCAAGTGTAAAGCCGCCCTGGATGAGCAGTTTGAACCTCAGAAGACTCTCTTTATTCAGTGCGATGTGGCCGATCAGGAACAACTGAGAG acACTTTTAGGAAAGTTGTAGACCACTTTGGAAAGCTGGACATCTTGGTCAATAATGCTGGAGTGAATAATgagaaaaactgggaaaaaacTCTGCAGATTAATTTG GTTTCTGTGATCAGTGGAACCTACCTGGGCTTGGATTACATGAGCAAGCAAAATGGAGGCGAAGGTGGCATCATTATTAATATGTCCTCGTTAGCAG GGCTCATGCCTGTTGCACAGCAGCCTGTTTATTGTGCTTCAAAACATGGCATAGTTGGATTCACACGCTCGGCAGCG ATGGCTGCTAATCTCATGAACAGTGGTGTGAGACTGAACGCAATTTGCCCAGGCTTTGTTAATACACCCATCCTCAAATccattgaaaaagaagaaaacatggggaAATATATAGAATACATGGGTCCTATCAAGGATATGATGAAATACTATGGAATTTTGGA CCCTTCAATGATTGCCAATGGATTAATAACACTCATCGAGGATGATGCTTTGAATGGTGCTATTATGAAGATCACAACTTCTAAGGGAATTCATTTTCAAGATTACGACACAAGCCCATTTCACATGAAAATGCAGTGA